One stretch of Hevea brasiliensis isolate MT/VB/25A 57/8 chromosome 12, ASM3005281v1, whole genome shotgun sequence DNA includes these proteins:
- the LOC110646687 gene encoding LOW QUALITY PROTEIN: leucine-rich repeat extensin-like protein 4 (The sequence of the model RefSeq protein was modified relative to this genomic sequence to represent the inferred CDS: inserted 1 base in 1 codon) encodes MGRWVWTHSWHMVDNLHFPSCESLPFLPPPKQSMSSLRFFFILFFLALLLQISSGTHEDESLDVDVDPSFQFENPRLRQAYIALQAWKQAIFSDPFNFTANWNGPDVCSYMGVYCAPSPNNAKLRVVAGIDLNHGDIAGYLPPELGLLTDLALLHLNSNRFCGVVPTSFRKLKLLYELDISNNRFVGKFPKVVLSLPSLKYLDLRFNDFEGSVPSKLFDQPLDAVFLNDNRFQFGIPQNLGNSPVSVLVLANNNLGGCIPGSIGNMGKTLNEIILLNDNLTGCLPPQIGMLKEVTXFDVSFNHLQGSLPSSIGNLKKVEQLDIAHNGFTGSIPASVCQLPNLQNFTYSFNYFSGEAPSCAAIGSRVVTNGSKNCIPGKMDQRSAKECSSEAARPVDCSKFKCGGSSGSGEGGAGRGGSPSPRKRPPVGRPSAPKPAPTRRPFVKPSPPPPTSKSSSSSRSHPPPPPTRSSFHPPPSPPPPTERVSPKTHLPPPPPPVEHSSPTYHHVPPPLPPPPCHYHSYAPPPPKEKVSPSTHQAPPPPPPPPPPVEYHPPPYQHEASPSPPPVEYHPPPYQYNAPPSPPPVEYHSPPYQHNEPPPPPPVEYHSPPYQHNATPPPPPPVEYHSPPYQHNATPPPPPPKNEYKHSPPPTHEHSAAPVPSPVEHYPPKTATPSPPPPPTYVKTPPLPPPREPFHPLPPLPPTGCIIPGSPPPSPPSSPLAPPPSSTPSYHHSPFPPPPQQQWHCPPPSFHQQSPPPPPPPPHAEYSNPSPPPPPPPSPPPVDNTPLPPIVGVSYASPPPPTIPYY; translated from the exons ATGGGGAGATGGGTATGGACACATTCATGGCACATGGTAGACAATCTCCATTTCCCTTCGTGTGAATCGCTGCCATTTCTGCCTCCACCAAAGCAATCAATGTCTTCTCTTCGTTTCTTCTTTATTCTTTTCTTCCTTGCTTTGCTTCTTCAGATCTCTTCTGGAACCCATGAAGATGAATCTCTGGATGTAGATGTAGATCCAAGCTTCCAGTTTGAAAATCCCAGGCTTCGTCAAGCCTACATTGCTTTGCAAGCTTGGAAACAAGCCATTTTCTCTGACCCTTTTAACTTCACAGCCAACTGGAATGGTCCTGATGTGTGCTCTTACATGGGTGTATATTGTGCTCCTTCTCCTAACAATGCTAAACTCAGGGTGGTTGCTGGTATTGACCTCAACCATGGTGATATTGCCGGCTACCTCCCTCCAGAGCTTGGCCTCTTGACAGATCTAGCTCTATTgcatctcaactccaacagattTTGTGGGGTTGTGCCTACTAGTTTCCGCAAACTGAAGCTTCTCTATGAGCTTGACATCAGTAACAACCGTTTTGTGGGAAAATTTCCCAAGGTTGTTCTGTCTTTACCTTCTCTCAAATATTTGGATCTTAGATTCAATGACTTTGAAGGTTCTGTCCCTTCCAAGCTCTTTGATCAACCACTTGATGCTGTATTTTTAAACGACAATAGATTCCAGTTTGGTATTCCTCAGAATCTTGGTAACTCTCCTGTTTCTGTTCTTGTTCTTGCAAACAACAATCTTGGTGGTTGCATTCCTGGTAGCATTGGAAATATGGGTAAAACCCTTAATGAGATCATCCTTCTGAATGATAATCTCACAGGTTGCTTGCCTCCCCAGATAGGTATGCTCAAGGAAGTGA GTTTTGATGTGAGTTTTAATCATCTTCAGGGCTCTCTGCCTTCTTCCATTGGTAACTTGAAGAAGGTTGAGCAACTTGATATTGCACACAATGGTTTTACTGGTTCTATTCCTGCTAGTGTCTGCCAATTGCCTAATTTGCAGAACTTTACCTATTCTTTCAACTACTTCTCTGGTGAAGCACCAAGTTGTGCTGCTATTGGAAGCAGGGTGGTCACTAATGGTTCCAAGAATTGCATTCCTGGAAAGATGGATCAGAGATCTGCTAAAGAGTGTTCTTCAGAAGCTGCACGTCCAGTGGATTGTAGCAAGTTCAAATGTGGTGGAAGTTCTGGTAGCGGTGAAGGCGGTGCTGGTAGAGGAGGCTCACCTTCACCAAGGAAAAGACCTCCAGTTGGAAGGCCGTCAGCACCAAAACCTGCTCCTACTAGAAGGCCGTTTGTTAAACCTTCTCCTCCACCACCCACTTCCAAGTCTTCGTCTTCTAGCAGATCACATCCTCCACCACCCCCAACGAGGTCGTCTTTCCACCCTCCACCTTCGCCGCCTCCACCCACTGAAAGGGTCTCACCCAAAACACATCTCCCACCACCACCCCCTCCAGTGGAGCATTCATCACCTACTTATCATCACGTACCACCACCACTGCCACCTCCACCATGCCATTACCATTCTTACGCTCCACCACCGCCAAAAGAAAAGGTTTCACCAAGTACTCATCAAGCTCCACCCCCACCACCACCGCCACCGCCACCAGTTGAGTACCATCCACCTCCCTATCAACATGAAGCATCACCATCGCCACCACCTGTCGAGTACCACCCACCTCCCTATCAATACAATGCACCACCATCGCCACCACCTGTCGAGTACCATTCGCCCCCATATCAACACAATGAaccaccaccgccaccacctGTCGAGTACCATTCACCCCCATATCAACACAATGCAACGCCGCCGCCGCCACCACCTGTCGAGTACCATTCACCCCCATATCAACACAATGCAACGCCGCCGCCGCCACCACCAAAGAATGAATATAAACACTCTCCTCCTCCAACTCATGAGCATTCCGCAGCTCCAGTTCCATCGCCAGTAGAGCATTACCCTCCCAAAACAGCAACTCcatctccacctccacctccaacgTATGTGAAGACTCCACCTTTACCACCTCCACGAGAGCCATTCCATCCCCTACCACCTCTACCGCCAACTGGGTGCATAATTCCAGGATCACCACCACCATCTCCACCCTCATCACCATTAGCACCACCACCATCATCTACGCCAAGCTATCACCACTCACCATTTCCCCCACCTCCTCAACAACAATGGCATTGTCCACCACCATCATTCCATCAACAAAGcccacctcctcctcctcctcctccacaTGCTGAGTATTCAAATCCCTCACCCCCACCACCACCGCCACCATCACCACCTCCAGTTGATAACACTCCACTCCCACCAATCGTAGGAGTATCATACGCATCTCCTCCTCCTCCAACAATTCCATACTACTAA